In a single window of the Pontibacter russatus genome:
- a CDS encoding ExbD/TolR family protein, translating to MAEIQEKGDSGKGGKKRAKKSSTKVDMTPLVDLAALLITFFMLTTTFNKPQTMEINMPVDPKDETEQIELKASNAMTILLGEDDNLYYYFGLAADNPEVVETDYSANGIRKVLLSPEVKSNDMMTVMIKPMETSRYKNMVDILDEIKITDTKKYALVDFGEADEKLLEQQQLGQ from the coding sequence ATGGCAGAAATACAAGAAAAAGGCGACTCCGGTAAAGGCGGTAAAAAACGCGCCAAAAAGTCGTCTACCAAAGTAGACATGACACCACTGGTAGACCTTGCCGCCCTTCTGATCACGTTCTTCATGCTTACCACGACGTTCAACAAGCCGCAGACCATGGAAATCAACATGCCCGTGGATCCTAAAGATGAAACTGAGCAGATTGAGTTGAAAGCAAGTAATGCCATGACCATTCTGCTGGGGGAGGACGATAACCTGTATTATTACTTCGGGCTCGCCGCTGACAACCCGGAGGTAGTAGAGACGGATTATTCGGCTAATGGTATCAGAAAGGTGCTGTTGTCGCCTGAGGTCAAAAGCAATGATATGATGACTGTTATGATCAAGCCTATGGAAACCTCCCGTTACAAGAACATGGTAGACATCCTGGACGAGATAAAGATTACAGACACCAAGAAGTATGCCCTCGTGGATTTTGGCGAAGCAGACGAAAAATTATTAGAGCAACAACAATTAGGACAATAG
- the mazG gene encoding nucleoside triphosphate pyrophosphohydrolase, whose protein sequence is MNSFIFEDSPRGRQLQAFNRLLDVMDDLREKCPWDRKQTIESLRHLTIEETYELSDAILKADMPEIKKELGDVMLHLVFYAKIASEQKAFDLADVLNAQCEKLIFRHPHIYGDTKADTEEEVKRNWEKLKLKEGNKSVLGGVPSSLPALVKAMRIQEKARGAGFDWDDKSQVWQKVQEELGEFEAEYNVADTSAVDQQKATAEFGDLLFSLINFARFAGINPEEALERTNLKFIGRFRFMETEAARDGMNLQDMTLAEMDDYWNRAKKQ, encoded by the coding sequence ATGAACAGCTTTATTTTCGAAGACAGCCCCCGGGGCAGGCAGTTGCAGGCCTTTAACCGCCTGCTGGATGTGATGGACGACCTGCGCGAGAAATGCCCCTGGGACCGGAAGCAAACCATTGAAAGCCTGCGCCACCTCACCATTGAGGAAACCTACGAACTCTCCGACGCCATACTCAAGGCGGACATGCCAGAGATAAAGAAGGAGTTGGGTGATGTGATGCTGCACCTGGTTTTCTACGCAAAAATTGCCTCCGAGCAAAAAGCCTTTGATCTGGCCGATGTGTTGAACGCGCAGTGTGAGAAGCTCATTTTCAGACATCCGCATATATACGGCGACACGAAAGCCGACACCGAGGAGGAGGTAAAGCGAAATTGGGAAAAACTTAAGCTAAAAGAAGGGAACAAATCTGTGCTTGGCGGCGTACCCTCCTCATTGCCTGCGCTGGTGAAGGCCATGCGCATTCAGGAGAAAGCGCGCGGGGCCGGCTTCGACTGGGACGACAAATCGCAGGTATGGCAGAAGGTGCAGGAAGAACTGGGTGAGTTTGAGGCGGAGTACAATGTGGCCGACACCTCCGCTGTTGATCAGCAAAAAGCAACTGCCGAGTTCGGGGATCTGCTGTTTTCGCTCATAAACTTTGCGCGGTTTGCCGGTATAAATCCTGAAGAGGCGCTGGAGCGCACCAACCTGAAATTCATCGGCCGCTTCCGGTTTATGGAGACAGAGGCAGCCCGGGACGGCATGAATTTACAGGACATGACCCTGGCAGAAATGGACGATTACTGGAACAGGGCGAAAAAACAGTAG
- a CDS encoding OmpH family outer membrane protein, with amino-acid sequence MRKFLFIFVAAFLVASVSHAQKIGYIDSNFILSKMPAYNQVQQEMDKYATAWQKEIELLQQESDKLKQDYRAEEVLLTEQMKKKRQAEITKKDAELRDYQQKVFGYEGMMFKRRQELMRPIQDEVFEAIEKVSKEKGVQMMFDKSGDLVLIYTNPVHDYTEYVLEALGLASERQNQQGQTPADSAVDDPGNLPDVGAEEEQQNQPVPQPASGNEKKSNN; translated from the coding sequence ATGAGGAAGTTTTTGTTCATCTTTGTAGCAGCCTTTTTAGTGGCATCTGTTTCGCATGCTCAGAAGATTGGCTATATTGACTCAAATTTTATCCTGAGCAAGATGCCAGCCTACAACCAGGTGCAGCAGGAGATGGATAAATACGCCACGGCCTGGCAAAAGGAGATCGAGCTGCTGCAGCAGGAATCGGACAAACTGAAGCAGGACTACAGGGCCGAGGAGGTGCTGCTGACAGAGCAGATGAAGAAGAAGCGGCAGGCCGAGATAACCAAAAAGGACGCTGAGCTGCGCGATTACCAGCAGAAGGTGTTTGGCTACGAAGGCATGATGTTTAAGCGCCGGCAAGAGCTGATGCGCCCCATCCAGGACGAAGTTTTCGAAGCCATAGAGAAAGTGTCCAAAGAGAAAGGCGTCCAGATGATGTTCGACAAGTCCGGTGACCTGGTGCTTATCTATACCAACCCGGTACACGATTACACGGAATATGTGCTGGAGGCGCTGGGGCTTGCTTCGGAGCGCCAGAACCAACAGGGGCAAACGCCAGCCGACAGTGCAGTGGATGATCCGGGGAACCTGCCGGATGTGGGAGCAGAAGAAGAGCAGCAGAATCAGCCTGTGCCGCAGCCTGCAAGCGGAAACGAGAAGAAGTCTAACAACTAA
- a CDS encoding RluA family pseudouridine synthase: MAYYIDTEENTEDSDELYEHHRIVVDKGQALLRLDKFLMDRLPNVTRNKLQCAIRSESVQVNQKPVKVSYKVKPQDVITITLAEPPRDTDVVPQDIPLDIIYEDEELLLVNKEAGMVVHPAYNNWTGTLVNALTYYLRNLPTSRNGEGRPGLVHRIDKDTSGLLVIAKTDYSMAYLAKQFFDHTIERTYYALVWGVPKQEEGTIVGHIGRSVKDRKVMAVYSDGSYGKYAVTHYRVLRRFKYVSLVQCNLETGRTHQIRAHMKHIGHPLFSDATYGGDKILSGSPTGTYKAFVENALKLMPRQALHAKSLGFKHPATRQHIQFDSELPEDFAAVLAKWELYEGQ, translated from the coding sequence TTGGCGTATTATATAGACACGGAAGAAAACACAGAAGATTCCGACGAATTGTATGAGCACCACCGCATTGTGGTGGATAAGGGACAGGCGCTGCTGCGCCTGGATAAGTTTTTGATGGACCGGCTGCCAAACGTGACGCGCAACAAGCTGCAATGCGCCATCCGATCGGAGTCGGTGCAGGTGAACCAGAAGCCTGTGAAGGTGAGCTATAAGGTGAAGCCCCAGGACGTAATTACGATAACGTTGGCAGAACCGCCGCGCGACACGGACGTGGTGCCGCAAGACATCCCGCTGGACATCATATATGAGGATGAGGAACTGCTGCTGGTGAACAAGGAGGCGGGCATGGTGGTACACCCAGCTTACAACAATTGGACCGGCACGCTGGTGAACGCGCTCACTTACTATCTCCGGAACCTGCCTACCAGCCGCAATGGGGAGGGCAGGCCGGGCCTGGTACACCGCATCGACAAAGACACGTCGGGGCTGCTGGTCATCGCCAAGACGGACTATAGCATGGCTTACCTGGCGAAGCAGTTTTTTGACCACACCATTGAGCGCACCTACTATGCCTTGGTATGGGGTGTGCCGAAGCAGGAGGAGGGCACCATCGTGGGCCATATAGGGCGCAGCGTGAAAGACAGGAAAGTGATGGCTGTTTACTCTGATGGATCATATGGCAAGTATGCCGTTACGCATTACAGGGTGCTGCGCAGGTTTAAGTACGTGTCGCTGGTGCAGTGCAACCTGGAGACGGGCCGGACGCACCAGATACGTGCGCATATGAAGCACATCGGGCACCCGCTGTTCTCGGACGCTACGTACGGCGGCGACAAAATTCTGAGTGGTTCCCCGACTGGCACTTACAAAGCCTTTGTCGAGAATGCCCTTAAACTGATGCCAAGGCAGGCACTCCATGCCAAGTCGCTTGGATTCAAACACCCCGCCACCAGACAGCATATTCAGTTTGACTCGGAGTTGCCGGAGGACTTTGCCGCTGTACTGGCGAAATGGGAGCTATATGAAGGGCAGTAG
- a CDS encoding PstS family phosphate ABC transporter substrate-binding protein, with the protein MKNKLSRIALAAGLMGIIACNNTETPLSTPTSGSTNISIDESFQPIMASMVDTFESIYDRADIEADYKSEGEVLKDFLNDSTRVIILSRELTPAEEASFKQKKLIPRTTKIAIDAVALITNPNNPDTLLTMEEVRGIFNGEITSWKGLDENSGLGDITIVFDNNNSSTARYVRDSLTANQKLPENTFAANSHKALIDYVAENENAMGVIGVNWISDLDDSTAISFLNKINVLGISQESNPQTTESFYQPYQAYIAQGVYPLRRFLYVISTEGRAGLGTGFASFIGGDQGQRIFLKSGLVPATMPVRVIGLGN; encoded by the coding sequence ATGAAGAATAAACTCAGCAGGATAGCCCTGGCCGCAGGACTCATGGGGATAATTGCCTGCAATAATACGGAAACGCCACTGAGCACCCCTACCTCGGGCAGCACAAACATCAGCATCGACGAATCGTTCCAGCCTATTATGGCGTCGATGGTGGACACGTTTGAATCCATATATGACAGAGCCGATATAGAGGCTGATTATAAATCAGAAGGCGAGGTGCTGAAAGATTTCCTGAACGACAGCACCCGGGTGATTATCCTGTCGCGCGAACTGACTCCCGCTGAGGAGGCATCGTTCAAACAGAAGAAGCTCATCCCGCGCACCACAAAAATAGCCATAGATGCGGTGGCGCTCATCACGAACCCCAATAACCCGGACACGCTGCTGACAATGGAGGAGGTGCGGGGCATCTTCAACGGGGAAATCACCAGTTGGAAAGGGCTGGACGAAAACTCTGGCCTGGGAGATATCACAATAGTGTTCGATAACAACAACTCAAGCACCGCGCGTTACGTACGAGATTCTCTGACAGCAAACCAGAAGCTTCCTGAAAACACATTTGCAGCCAACTCGCACAAGGCACTTATAGACTATGTAGCTGAGAATGAGAACGCAATGGGCGTAATTGGTGTTAACTGGATCAGCGACCTTGATGATTCCACGGCCATAAGCTTCCTGAACAAGATAAACGTGCTAGGCATCAGCCAGGAATCAAACCCGCAAACGACAGAAAGCTTTTACCAACCGTATCAGGCCTATATCGCCCAGGGTGTTTACCCGCTGCGCCGCTTCCTGTATGTTATCAGCACAGAGGGCCGCGCGGGACTTGGCACAGGATTTGCCTCCTTTATTGGAGGAGATCAGGGACAGCGCATCTTCCTGAAGTCAGGCCTGGTGCCTGCCACAATGCCGGTGCGGGTTATCGGCTTGGGTAATTAA
- a CDS encoding MotA/TolQ/ExbB proton channel family protein — protein MEKKTAVASKNPNVEKKASPMGGVFASIVIPLAIIVSVLIYMFVLGNPANFEGNDPASHPLPGNYLGIVYKGGWVVPILLALNLMVFIFSIERALTISKAKGSKSIASFVRNISSRLNQRDINGAIAACDAQKGSVANVVKAGLLKYKEMQNEPELLKAEKVAAIQKEIEESTSLELPMLEKNLVIISTIASISTLVGLIGTVLGMIKAFAALAQGGAPDAVGLANGISEALINTALGITGSAIAIVAYNYFTSKIDELTYGIDEAGFSIISTFAAQHDAAPVKTQTV, from the coding sequence ATGGAAAAAAAGACTGCAGTAGCGAGCAAGAATCCTAATGTCGAGAAAAAGGCCAGCCCGATGGGCGGCGTATTTGCATCCATTGTTATTCCGCTTGCTATCATAGTGAGTGTGCTTATTTATATGTTTGTATTGGGAAACCCTGCCAACTTTGAGGGCAACGACCCGGCCAGCCACCCTCTACCAGGCAATTACCTTGGCATTGTTTACAAAGGCGGTTGGGTAGTGCCTATCCTTTTGGCCCTTAACCTGATGGTGTTTATTTTCTCTATTGAGCGTGCCCTTACCATCAGCAAAGCAAAAGGAAGCAAGAGCATCGCTTCTTTCGTAAGAAACATTTCTTCCAGACTGAACCAGCGCGATATAAACGGCGCCATCGCTGCCTGCGATGCTCAGAAAGGATCTGTTGCGAACGTGGTAAAAGCCGGCCTGCTGAAATACAAGGAGATGCAGAACGAGCCCGAGCTGCTAAAAGCCGAGAAAGTTGCCGCTATTCAGAAAGAGATTGAGGAGTCAACCTCGCTGGAACTTCCAATGCTGGAGAAAAACCTCGTAATTATCTCCACTATCGCCTCCATCTCCACACTGGTTGGTCTGATTGGTACGGTGCTTGGTATGATTAAAGCGTTTGCGGCTCTTGCCCAGGGCGGTGCCCCGGATGCGGTAGGTCTGGCAAACGGTATCTCTGAGGCCTTGATTAACACAGCCCTCGGTATCACAGGCTCTGCCATTGCCATCGTCGCTTACAACTACTTCACAAGCAAGATTGATGAGCTTACCTACGGTATTGATGAGGCAGGTTTCAGCATCATCTCTACTTTCGCGGCCCAGCACGACGCCGCCCCTGTAAAGACACAAACTGTATAG
- a CDS encoding OmpH family outer membrane protein gives MMNKIKTLVVAFLLISFASFAQSNDQPLKIGYTNVEYILLQMPESKQIESELKTHSTQLENQLKAKYAEYETKLQAYEKGAATMDKVVRDDKEKELMNMNSSIQEFQRSAQTSLQQKEKSLVDPVIAKIDKAIKEVRVENGYTYIISNQALLAGPEDGDISPLVLKKLGVDPAKAQATPEPAASKPAATTTPAKSNTKKKN, from the coding sequence ATGATGAACAAGATTAAAACCTTAGTAGTAGCGTTCTTACTGATCAGCTTTGCGTCCTTCGCACAGAGCAACGACCAGCCGCTGAAGATTGGTTATACTAACGTGGAGTACATCCTGCTGCAAATGCCCGAGAGCAAGCAGATTGAGTCTGAGCTGAAGACGCACAGCACACAGCTCGAGAACCAGCTGAAGGCAAAGTACGCGGAGTACGAGACCAAACTGCAGGCTTATGAAAAAGGAGCTGCCACTATGGATAAGGTAGTGCGCGACGACAAGGAGAAAGAGTTGATGAACATGAACAGCTCTATCCAGGAGTTCCAGCGCAGCGCCCAGACATCGCTGCAGCAGAAAGAGAAGTCGCTGGTGGACCCGGTAATCGCTAAAATCGACAAGGCCATCAAGGAGGTGCGCGTAGAGAACGGCTATACCTACATCATCAGCAACCAGGCGCTGCTTGCCGGCCCTGAGGATGGCGACATCTCTCCGCTGGTGCTGAAGAAACTGGGAGTAGACCCTGCAAAAGCACAGGCGACTCCTGAGCCAGCCGCCTCAAAGCCAGCCGCTACAACTACTCCTGCCAAGTCTAACACCAAGAAGAAGAACTAA
- a CDS encoding tetratricopeptide repeat protein, producing MTNKWKYIALMAAAFPATAAFAQTGGDAGRRAVDLERYEEAKSIYKGQLGSKDADNAYFALGDIYLRTDKPDSAAYYFNQGIAQNKRSYINYVGLGKLALMQGDNAKAEQNFSEALNGRGKKDPFVLAMIGEAYVSAPNATEAQINKGVDYLKQSLERDNKNALANIILGDAYLKLKKGGEAMSSYDRAIQLNDQNPLAYYKRGQLYTSSRNYNEAEQAFNKAIEIDPNFAPAYSDLGELYYFAGQYDKALSTFQKFVDMAEDTPETKAKYASFLFLTKNYDKTLQVAEEVLQKEPDNTVMNRLRAYSYLELGQPDKAMQAMESYMQKVDPSKLIAEDYEYYGRILMKNNQPAKAIENLEKALQMHPENVELYAELANAYAQDQQYDKAIAVYERKRENVEPTNADYYYMGNIYMMAGEEKAAAGDAQAANEFFKKADETYANVTEANPTYPYGYLWRARAQANQDPETTEGLAKPHYEEFIKVVGEDKEKYKQDLIEANSYLGYYYYLKGERDNAVKYWQEVKNLDPANPQATAALNEINKTAKKK from the coding sequence ATGACAAATAAATGGAAGTATATTGCCCTTATGGCGGCTGCCTTCCCTGCCACAGCAGCTTTCGCTCAAACAGGAGGAGACGCTGGCAGAAGAGCAGTAGACCTGGAGCGTTACGAGGAAGCTAAATCCATCTACAAGGGGCAGCTTGGCAGCAAGGACGCTGACAACGCTTACTTCGCTTTAGGCGATATTTACCTGCGCACGGACAAACCCGACTCAGCCGCTTACTACTTTAACCAGGGGATAGCTCAGAATAAGCGCTCCTATATCAACTATGTCGGGCTCGGAAAACTTGCCCTGATGCAGGGCGACAACGCCAAAGCAGAGCAGAACTTTAGCGAGGCCCTGAACGGCAGGGGTAAAAAAGACCCGTTTGTGCTTGCTATGATAGGCGAGGCTTATGTGAGCGCACCTAACGCCACAGAGGCACAGATAAACAAAGGAGTTGATTACCTGAAGCAGTCGCTGGAGCGGGATAACAAAAACGCCCTGGCCAACATCATTCTGGGCGATGCTTACCTGAAGCTGAAGAAAGGCGGCGAGGCCATGTCGAGCTACGACAGGGCCATCCAGCTAAACGACCAGAACCCGCTTGCCTACTACAAGAGAGGCCAGCTATATACCAGCTCGCGTAACTACAACGAAGCAGAGCAGGCTTTCAACAAAGCGATAGAGATTGACCCTAACTTCGCCCCTGCCTACAGCGACCTTGGCGAACTCTATTACTTTGCCGGCCAGTATGACAAGGCATTGTCTACGTTCCAGAAGTTTGTGGATATGGCGGAAGACACCCCTGAAACCAAGGCGAAGTACGCATCCTTCCTGTTCCTGACCAAGAACTACGACAAGACCCTGCAAGTGGCAGAGGAAGTGCTGCAGAAAGAGCCCGACAACACGGTGATGAACCGTCTGAGGGCTTACTCCTACCTGGAGTTAGGCCAGCCGGACAAGGCGATGCAGGCTATGGAGTCATATATGCAGAAAGTAGACCCAAGCAAGCTGATTGCTGAGGACTACGAATACTATGGCCGCATACTGATGAAGAACAATCAGCCAGCCAAAGCCATCGAGAACCTGGAGAAGGCCTTGCAGATGCACCCGGAAAATGTGGAGCTATATGCTGAACTGGCCAACGCATACGCACAGGACCAGCAGTACGACAAGGCCATTGCGGTGTATGAGCGCAAGCGTGAGAATGTGGAGCCAACCAACGCTGACTACTACTATATGGGTAACATCTATATGATGGCCGGTGAGGAGAAAGCGGCGGCAGGCGACGCTCAGGCAGCCAATGAGTTCTTCAAAAAGGCTGACGAGACATACGCCAATGTAACCGAGGCAAACCCGACTTACCCATATGGCTATCTCTGGAGAGCACGCGCTCAGGCAAACCAGGACCCTGAAACCACAGAGGGACTGGCTAAGCCACACTACGAGGAGTTCATTAAGGTAGTGGGTGAGGATAAGGAAAAGTATAAGCAGGACCTGATTGAGGCTAACTCTTACCTCGGCTACTACTACTACCTGAAAGGAGAAAGGGACAATGCCGTGAAGTACTGGCAGGAAGTGAAGAACCTTGACCCTGCTAATCCTCAGGCCACCGCAGCTCTGAATGAGATCAACAAAACAGCGAAGAAGAAATAA
- a CDS encoding energy transducer TonB translates to MIGGEEEAAVTERVITEVELAPPPPLDEATPPPPPPPPPDLPPPPPPVRATVKYTPPVVKRDNEVVEEEEIPDVEVLEEIDAGIETVEGDKNAPPDLGDIDGTSDVVAEVVEEKPYTYVEQMPTFPGGESEMMKYLGKNIRYPAAAQRAGIEGIVVLSFVVSKTGEISEIQVIKSLGGGTDEEAVRVVKSMPKWTPGKQNGRAVPVRYTLPVRYTIK, encoded by the coding sequence ATGATCGGAGGCGAGGAAGAGGCAGCAGTGACTGAGCGCGTTATAACAGAAGTAGAACTGGCACCACCACCGCCACTGGACGAGGCGACACCGCCACCGCCGCCGCCGCCGCCACCAGATCTTCCGCCACCACCGCCACCCGTGCGTGCTACCGTAAAGTACACGCCACCGGTAGTAAAGCGTGACAACGAAGTTGTGGAAGAGGAAGAGATTCCGGATGTGGAGGTGCTTGAGGAGATTGACGCAGGTATTGAAACCGTAGAAGGGGACAAAAACGCGCCACCTGATCTCGGAGACATCGACGGAACAAGCGATGTGGTAGCAGAAGTGGTGGAGGAGAAGCCTTACACCTATGTGGAGCAAATGCCAACTTTCCCTGGTGGCGAGTCAGAAATGATGAAGTACCTGGGCAAGAACATCCGCTACCCTGCCGCCGCGCAGCGTGCCGGCATCGAAGGTATCGTGGTGCTGTCTTTCGTAGTGAGCAAGACAGGCGAGATTTCTGAAATTCAGGTGATAAAAAGCCTGGGAGGCGGAACCGACGAGGAAGCTGTGCGCGTTGTGAAGTCCATGCCAAAATGGACGCCAGGAAAGCAGAATGGCAGGGCCGTACCTGTACGCTACACGCTTCCGGTGCGCTATACGATCAAATAA
- a CDS encoding energy transducer TonB, translating into MLDITGPIVIEIPNLPKLPDEVKAEAAPAVEPVKQEKTEEFVKPKVVKENTKAATKTMPDQSELSKVHIGRNALDGEIPEFPSVGPDEAPAPGLGTGTGDPAAPTEFIHAEVMPEFTGGDDALFRYLGQNMRYPQAAQRAGIEGTVVVTFVVAPDGAITKAQVVKGLGYGTDEEALRVINNMPAWQPGRQNGRAVPVRYTIPIRFSLK; encoded by the coding sequence GTGCTGGACATCACAGGCCCTATTGTGATTGAAATTCCGAACCTCCCTAAATTACCGGATGAGGTGAAAGCGGAAGCAGCCCCCGCAGTAGAGCCAGTGAAGCAGGAAAAGACAGAGGAGTTCGTAAAGCCGAAAGTGGTGAAGGAAAACACCAAAGCAGCAACTAAGACAATGCCGGACCAGAGCGAACTGAGCAAGGTGCATATAGGCCGGAACGCATTAGACGGAGAAATACCCGAATTCCCCTCAGTTGGGCCAGACGAAGCCCCTGCTCCAGGATTGGGTACTGGGACCGGTGATCCGGCAGCACCCACCGAGTTCATCCATGCAGAGGTGATGCCCGAGTTTACCGGCGGCGACGACGCCCTGTTCAGATACCTGGGCCAAAATATGCGCTACCCACAGGCGGCACAGCGGGCAGGTATAGAGGGAACCGTAGTTGTTACCTTCGTAGTAGCACCAGATGGGGCCATCACCAAAGCTCAGGTAGTAAAAGGCCTGGGATATGGCACAGACGAAGAGGCTTTGCGTGTCATCAACAACATGCCTGCATGGCAGCCCGGCAGGCAGAACGGCAGGGCGGTACCGGTGCGCTATACCATACCCATCAGGTTTAGCCTGAAGTAA
- the glmM gene encoding phosphoglucosamine mutase produces the protein MALIKSISGIRGTIGGRAGEGLTPVDVVKFAAAFGTWVQQTTGINTIVVGRDARLSGDMVNKLVCATLQGLGINVIDVGLSTTPTVEMVVPAKKAGGGIILTASHNPKQWNALKLLNRNGEFISDEEGKLVLEIAEQESFEFAQVNDLGKYSQSDMALKKHIKAILDLPLVDVEAIRAKNFSVAVDAVNSSGGIAVPMLLEALGVKKIEKLFCEPDGNFAHNPEPLPENLREISRIIEKGKFDLGIVVDPDVDRLALVNEDGSMFGEEYTLVAVADYVLKHQKGNTVSNLSSTRALRDVTEKAGGEYHAAAVGEVNVVNMMKAQQAVIGGEGNGGVIYPELHYGRDALVGIALFLTHLAKSDMSMTRLRASYPNYYISKNKIELTPEVDVDDVLVQMQERYAKQPINTIDGVKIEFGKEWVHLRKSNTEAIIRIYAESDSNATAEHLANKIIGDIKEIISEKAQGL, from the coding sequence GTGGCTTTAATAAAATCAATTTCAGGAATACGCGGAACAATAGGCGGGCGGGCCGGCGAAGGGCTGACCCCGGTTGACGTCGTAAAATTCGCTGCTGCCTTCGGTACGTGGGTGCAACAGACCACCGGCATCAACACCATTGTGGTAGGCCGCGACGCCCGCCTTTCCGGCGACATGGTGAACAAGCTGGTTTGTGCCACGCTGCAGGGCCTCGGCATTAATGTTATTGATGTGGGGCTTTCGACCACGCCCACCGTGGAGATGGTAGTACCCGCCAAGAAGGCAGGGGGCGGCATCATCCTTACCGCCAGCCATAATCCCAAGCAGTGGAACGCGCTGAAACTGCTGAACAGGAACGGCGAGTTTATATCGGACGAGGAAGGCAAGCTGGTGCTGGAGATAGCGGAGCAGGAAAGCTTTGAGTTTGCGCAGGTAAACGACCTGGGCAAGTACAGCCAGAGCGACATGGCCCTGAAGAAGCATATAAAAGCCATTCTGGATCTGCCCCTGGTGGATGTGGAGGCCATCAGGGCGAAGAACTTCAGCGTAGCCGTGGATGCCGTGAACTCAAGCGGGGGCATTGCCGTGCCGATGCTGCTGGAGGCGCTGGGCGTGAAAAAAATAGAGAAGCTGTTTTGCGAGCCGGACGGCAACTTTGCCCACAACCCCGAGCCGCTGCCCGAGAACCTGCGCGAAATATCGAGGATAATCGAAAAGGGAAAATTTGACCTGGGCATTGTGGTGGACCCGGATGTGGACCGCCTCGCCCTCGTGAACGAAGACGGCAGCATGTTTGGCGAGGAGTATACCCTGGTGGCCGTCGCCGACTATGTGCTGAAGCACCAGAAAGGCAACACCGTATCTAACTTGTCCTCCACCAGGGCGCTGCGCGACGTGACGGAGAAAGCCGGAGGCGAGTACCATGCCGCGGCGGTGGGCGAGGTAAACGTGGTGAACATGATGAAGGCGCAGCAGGCCGTGATCGGCGGAGAGGGCAACGGCGGCGTCATATATCCGGAACTGCACTACGGCCGCGACGCGCTGGTGGGGATTGCGCTGTTCCTGACGCACCTGGCCAAATCAGATATGAGCATGACGCGCCTGCGCGCCTCCTACCCGAACTACTATATATCCAAGAACAAGATTGAGCTGACGCCGGAGGTGGACGTAGACGATGTGCTGGTGCAGATGCAGGAGCGCTACGCCAAGCAACCGATTAACACCATCGACGGCGTGAAGATCGAGTTCGGGAAGGAGTGGGTACACCTGCGCAAATCCAACACCGAAGCCATCATCCGGATATATGCGGAGTCAGACAGCAACGCGACGGCAGAGCACCTGGCAAACAAAATCATCGGCGACATCAAAGAGATTATCTCCGAGAAGGCACAGGGGCTTTGA
- a CDS encoding ExbD/TolR family protein: MPKVKVKRTKPSLDMTPMVDLFFLLVTFFMLTATARQEEAVVVDTPSSVSVIKLPDTNVITITVDKEDRVFFGVDGQHTKEALLEKIAGKYGVGFTAEEKRTFSLLNNFGMPVSQLKSFLAMQSSARDEVRQPGIPIDSTQNELGDWVLQTRLTNPKVVIAIKGDNDANFATVQRVIDILQDKKVNRFNLVTDMEAMPGS; encoded by the coding sequence ATGCCTAAAGTTAAAGTAAAAAGGACGAAACCCTCGTTGGACATGACGCCAATGGTGGACTTATTCTTCTTGCTGGTGACTTTCTTTATGCTGACTGCGACAGCCAGACAGGAGGAGGCCGTTGTGGTAGACACACCTTCCTCAGTGTCAGTAATCAAACTCCCTGATACAAACGTAATTACAATTACGGTTGACAAAGAAGACCGAGTGTTTTTCGGAGTGGACGGGCAGCATACAAAGGAAGCATTACTCGAGAAGATAGCGGGCAAGTACGGGGTCGGTTTTACAGCAGAGGAAAAAAGAACATTCTCCCTGTTGAACAACTTCGGCATGCCGGTAAGTCAGCTAAAGTCGTTCCTGGCCATGCAGTCCAGTGCCCGTGATGAAGTGCGACAGCCTGGTATTCCCATCGACTCAACTCAGAATGAGCTTGGTGATTGGGTGCTCCAGACACGTCTCACAAACCCGAAGGTTGTTATTGCCATCAAAGGAGACAATGATGCCAATTTTGCAACGGTTCAGCGCGTGATCGACATCCTGCAGGACAAGAAAGTAAACAGGTTTAACCTGGTGACCGACATGGAAGCAATGCCGGGCAGCTAA